In the genome of Felis catus isolate Fca126 chromosome E1, F.catus_Fca126_mat1.0, whole genome shotgun sequence, the window CTTTTTATGCCAAGCCTGGCGTTCTGTTCTTGAGGACTGGCTTCTGGGGTTGATTCTCTAGTTTGTGATCTGGTGCTATTGAATTTCTCAAGTGGGAAAGTCCTTAACCAGTGTGGCTTTGTCCTGGGACTGAGCTGGTACCATCTCCTGCCCTACATTAACAAGCTTCATTGTCCCAACCAAGACAAGACAGAGCCCCATGGCCAACTCAGCAGTGGACAGTGGGAAAAGGAAACACCAGCTTGGCTAAGTGACAGTTTTTGGCTAGAGGTGTGGCTAGATTTGGTAAGGGTACAAGTATCCGAGATCTCTTCTCTTTGGGGCTTTTGAGGTTTTCAGAAATCTGGAGCCCATATCACATATCCCATTTTCTTTCCCACAACTTTTTTAGGGACACTAAGACCTAATTTCAGCTATCAGTGAGTTCCAATGGGATGTTGCTAGAAATGCCCACACGCCAAATGGCTATAATCTTGATTTTTATGAAGAGGGTACTATATCAATAACAAATTAATATTAGTCTAATAACAATGCAGCTAGATCATAACTGAAAGCTTTATATCTAGGGAAAAtattgaatttcttaaaaaatttccAGAAGCATTTAGTTAACTTGCAAAAGTAAGTTTATTGAAGCATGGAAACAGAGCAAAATTGTCATTTCAACTTTTTCAAGAGCATTGTGGgtaagaaaagaagaagatgcagaaaaattatttggttAGCTATTTCTGGATGGAATCTTTTCCCTGAAGACATCCAGAAAGATGGCTAGAAAGATTGATGTGATTTCTTCATTTGTgtcctttaattatttttctgaaagacaCTCTTGCTGATCTGGAAATGGCTTACTTAACTTTCACTTCAGAAACATTGCTGACCTGAGATGAGATGACTTTGCCGTCCACCACTTCCTCCACGATGGTTTTTGTCACTCTTGTCTTGTTTGCCTCTGAAAATCACAGAATCACCATGTCAGTTTGGAAATAATCACAGAAACCCAGATCAAGAGACATTCAAGTACATTCCTTAAGTATGTTCTCTCTGGGTTAAGATTATGTAAACAAGAGTatacactttctttttaatgtttatttatttttgagagagagagggagagggagggagggaggggcagagagagagggcgacagaggatccaaagcttgTTCTGTGCtcatagcagagagcccaatgtagggcttgaactcatggaccgtgagatcacaacctgagccgaagtcggatgtttcaccaactgagccacccaggtgccccagtgtacattaaaaaaaaaattttttttaatgtttatttattttgagagagagagagagaaacagcatgggtggggaggggcagagagagagagggagacacagaatccgaagcaggctccaggccctgagctgtcaacacagagccggacacagggctgggactcatgaaccgtgtgatcatgacctgagccgaagtcggagactcaaccgactgagccacccaggtgcccctgtacactTTTTATATGACAAGCAAAGCATGCCTTTACTTTAAATGATAAAACGATCACGAACATTAAAATATGCTTACCTCTTCCTTGGCCAGAGCAGCTTCCAGATCTTGAGTCACCAGACACAGACAAATCCCTAGATCCCATGTTTCTGGATCCTGTATTTCTGGAGCCCGAGTTTCTAAAATCAGATCCTCCAAAACCAGAACTGCtagaggaaaaaaggaattgTGTTCCTTTGCAGTTTGCAAAGGCGGGACGAACCCTTCACGCAGGGGGCTCTCCCTGCGGAAGGTAAATGACTTTTGATTCAACCATGTCACTGTGACTTTTCAAACCCAAgtccagcccccaacccccattTTGGTTTCATAACATAAGTACCCCAAGGAACGCACTGAGCGGCTGACTGTCATTTACCCTCCCTCTCCATCCAGCAGGCGGTGGTAGGTCTCAATCTCCATCTCCAGGCAGGTCTTGACGTTCAGCAGCTGCTCATATTCTGCGTTCTGGCATTCGGTCTCGCCCCGGATCTGGCAGATCTGTTCCTCCAGGCCGCTGATCTGCATCTGGTTCTCTGACAGCTGAGCCATGTAGTCAGCTTCTGTGTCAGCCAGCGTCGCTTCCAGGGagcttttctgaaagaaaaagccaattaaaaaaaaaatcatgatgaaaataagtcatgggatgatttttttttaaacgcaaAATAGCGTAAGGTACTAAGAGAAGTTACACCCTATGTTGTTATATCATGGGTTCCTTCATTTTTGTTGGCATCACCGCTTTCCTTGACACTAAATCTTTTATGAAAGTGTATTGTCTTTCACTAGAATGTTTCACGCTTTCTACAACCACAAGCCAGTGCTCCTGACGCCCTTTTATTATGTGCCAAGCGGAACATCTTGGCAAAGAGGGAGAATGAAACCGCTCAACTCCCTGTTGGAGGTTTTGCAAACCTCTTTGCGCTCACCATGGCCGTTTGGGACTGAAGCTCGATTTCCAGGGCTTGCAGAGTACGTCTCAGTTCTGTGATCTCATTCTTGGCAGAACTGGCTGCTCCGGCATCGGTAGAAATTTGTGCTTGCAGTGATGCGctctaaatgaaaaagagaatggcAGTCGCTGCAGGCTGAAGAAATGACCTGAAGTGGCTCGCGTGTGACTTTCAGACACCCAGCAGTGATAACCTGCCTGCTTGTTGAACTGCTCCTCGGCCTCGCGGCGATTTTGCTCCGCCAGCTCTTCATACTGTGCCCTCATGTCATTCAGTAACTTGGTCAGGTCGGTGCCGGGGGCGGCGTTCATTTCCACGGTCACGTCCCCTCCGGAGCTTCCTTGCATAGTCTTCATTTCCTAGCGCGAAGAAAAAAGATCATGGTgatagaaacagaaaagcaaaggggcgcctgggtggctcggtgggttgagcgtccgacttcagctcaggtcgtgatctcaaggttcatgagttcaagccccgcgtcgggctctgtgctgacagcttggagcctggagcctgctcccgattctgtgtctccctctctctctgcccctcccccgctcatgctctgtctctctctctctgtcaaaaataaacattaaaaagaaaaaattttaaaaacagaaaagcaaagacctcttcttcctcctccttctcctcctcctcctcctcttcctcttctttgagagagagggcaagtgtgTGTCcgagggaggagcaggagagagagaatcttaagcaggctccatgttcagggtagagccctatgaggggctcagGCGCTGGATgtcttgaccctgggatcatgacctgagccgaaatcgagacttgaacactcaactgactgagccacccaggcgccccaagacttcttAAAACATGCAGAGccaacaaaaaaattgaaactagGACACTAAAAGCTACCCCCTGCTTCCCACCAAAATCAGATATAATTTGTTCATGACTGCTTTTTTCCTTGGACATAAGAGTTGGAAATCCACTTAGATAGAATTTTTTACAGAATGGATGTGGGGGAAGTACGTAGGTCAGAGTCATTTAATAGTGTGGAATGTGCTCCTACCTCCTCGTGGTTCTTCTTCAGGTAGGCCAGCTCCTCGGTGAGGCTCTCAATCTGCATCTCCAGGTCACAGCGTGTCATGGTCAGGTCATCCAGAACTTTCCGAAGGCCGTTGATGTCGGCCTCCACGGCCTGCCAGAGATACAGCTCGTTCTCATACCTGGAAAGGACAGTATAGAGCATTTCAGAGTACATCCATTCttatgtattcaagaaaaagtttttttcctcTGAGCTATTTGATAAAAGAAAGCTACCAAGTTTTCTCTTAGGAGTTTTTCCCctggaaagaaaattatgaacCTAATGTTAATCCTACtgatggctaatttttttttataacaaaaacTCATCTTTATTTTgacctgttttttgtttccttgttggtggAGTGGcggttttaaaaatttactcttggaggggcgcctaggtggctcagtcagttgagcgtctcttgattttggcccaactcatgatctcaggattgtgaaatcaagccttgcattggattctgtgctgggcatggagtctgcttaagattctctctctctctctctctctctctgtttctctctctctgtttctctctctctctctcactccctccctcagtccctccccccactggtgttctctttctctctcaaatttacTCTTGGTAGAATGTTTGTAAATGTAGCTCTTGATCCCCTAAAAGATATTTCTTTGAGTttagaataaatgaaacagacagattgaattttatttttcctacaacatttgttttcaagtctttgcttTTCTTACTTCAGTCTGAAGTCATCAGCAGCCAATCTGGCATTGTCAATCTGCAAAACGATCCCAGCGTTCTCAATAGTTGCAGCAATGATCTAGAAAAGACAATAAGAGTGAATGAATCATGGATGCTTTTTACCTGTATCTGCACGCGCGCCTGTGAGGGTAGGTGTCCCGTGAGTTGGTTTTTAAAGGTAAATTGTTTTGAAAACTTGCTTAGTAATGACATCTTTATTGATAATCTGGCATAGCTGAACTACATCTTTCTGCAAAAAGGTAACAGTTTGCTGGAATAGGCATGGAACATTGTTTTATAGAACACAGTCCTCTGCTTATTTCTGCTGCTTTGGAAGATCAGTTGTTCTATAAGTTCTTTCAGAAAACTGTGCAGAAAATGAATTTCActtctaaaaagttttttaaaaatatttcccacaCAACAATGGCTAAACATTTCAGATTACGCACATTCTCATAGAATATTTGCACCAgattttccaggaagaaaaacagttgtaaagattatttaaatctAACAAGATACTGGAATATGTCAACCTGCTAGAattaatcatgaaaataaatactaGATTAAGCTAGTATTGACTCACTGCCATCATTCTTCTATGTACATGTTGATTAGCTGCCTCgcattatataaaattttctcttatgTAGAAATACTCAAATTTGAGAGGCAAACAGATCATTAATGTGGTCGGATGTCATATGCAGTATTGTCATAGTTAAAACACACCAAATCCCATTTTACATATACAACAAGCAAATATGTCTTCAAATGATTCCTTGACTTAAAATCTTCATTACAGTACACGATCTGAATAAGAGcagaagatacagaaataatagAACTCAGCAGTGGATAGTGTCTCACCTGATTCCGGAGATCTTCAATTACTGGATAGTATTTGTTGCAATCTTTTCCAGATCCACCATCTCCAGACCCAGGCCCAAATTTGTCATACCACTCCTTGATTTTGTTCTCCAGATCACTGTTGGCCTCCTCCAGGGCTCTGACCTTGTCTAGGTAACTGGCCAGGCGGTCATTGAGGTTCTGCATGGTTTGCTTTTCACCTCCGGAGAAAAGTCCCCCATCACCAACACCaccccccctgccaccccccagaCCACCGCCATAGATGTAGAAGCCTCCACTAGCACCCCCCCCAATTCCAGAGCCCCCACCAAAGCCAGAGCCTCCGCCAAAGCCAGAACCCCCGCCAAAGCCAGAACCCCCACCAAAGCCAGCCCCAGAGCCTGAAGTGCCTCCAAAGCCACCCTGTACCGAGCTACCAAAACCTCCTCCAGAGCCACTGCTTGATCCCCGACTCAGGCCACAGCCGCCGGTTCCTCCTCGGAAGCCCCGGGTAGAGCCACCCCCCAGACCGCATCTGCTTCCACTGCTGAAGCTGCTCCCAGCAGCGGACACCCTGACCGAGccgctgcccccagccctggaagAGGAGACACGAGATGAGCAAGACATGGTGCTCCTGCAAACGTTCAGCTTGTCCAGGTGAACaagagagaggacagggaagaATGCACTTGCAAGCTCTCCTTTTGCCCTTATATACACACTTTTAGGGTGTTCCTTTTCTGTGTCACGTCTTAATCCCTGTTACAGTTTTGCTAATCTGCAattggataatttcttttttgtgagcACACTCTCCTGGCTCTTCTTCTGAAGCTAGGTCAGAGCCTCAGGGCATTTactatatcaagaaaaaaaaataaggtggagCAAAGCAAaaactttttccccccagaattACAGTTTTAATCTTTCAGAGGTTTAGATGACTGATCATGCTTTTCTGAATGAGTTCTATTCATTTTGCTTCATGATTTCCCAACTGAAGGACACATCCCTAGATTagcaaatgtaattaaaatacttAATGCAATGAGGATGGAAATTTCCCATCAAACTCATAACTTTTGTTCATATTATTCTCTTAAAGTTGGAATTAGCTTTCACGTCAGCATTAGTTTTAGACTTAATTGTCTTTCTCTATGATTATTTCAATCAGCATATTTCTAAGGTTACGTTTGTGTTGAAGTTTTCTCTGGATTCTGAGATCAGGCTAGATATTTTTGCTgttaataagaaaacattaactaTAGTAGTCTTCCCTGCACGTATTAGTAGATCTCAGCAACACGTTTATCTGAGCAGAGAATGTCTCGGAGAGATTGGCAACGTCTTTAGGTGGATTGCTTCAGCATCCGTTGGGAGTTGATTGTCACTGATGTAATGGGTACGAAgatgcttttctttctgattgAATTGAAGTCTGAGATGGTGATACCAACTTTCCTTCTTTGgagtaaaatattaagaaactaaGGGATGATGCtgatttcatctttgttttaaagataccTACAGAAGGGTCCTGAATCCACTTCTGCTGACCAGTATTATGCCTGGAGTCATTTTGCACATACCAAAGTGTGGAGTTCCCCCAGTCTCCTTTCTGCTcatgttttttcaatttttgttgaaaagacatttAGAAAAGATCTGTATCCTTTTCTGATAACTAATGTTATGATTGGGATCATTTTATAAATACCAAAGTCTAGAATCCTCCCCAGTTCACTTTCTGCTTCCtgtttttctgtccctttgtactttagattatttccatttgCCTCTGCTCATAGTTTCTGtggtttaaaagtttttttttggagggggggtgcctgggtgtctcagtcagttaaacatccggctcttggtttcggctcaggtcatgatctcacggttcataggttcaagccccgagtcgggttttgagctgctagtgcagagcctgcttgggattatctctctcttcctttctctctctttctgcccctcccctgctctcttgttctctctcaaagtaaataagtaaactttaaaaaacaatgtttaaaagtgttattttttcttgagaCAATTCCtatctgattccatttatatgaggtgcCTGGTGTAaccaaattcagagacagaaaatagaatggtagttGTCAGTGGCTGGGCGTGGGGGAAATGACGAGTTCTTTAATGGatatagttttagttttgcaagatgaagagttctggaggtcggttgcacagca includes:
- the KRT24 gene encoding keratin, type I cytoskeletal 24 produces the protein MSCSSRVSSSRAGGSGSVRVSAAGSSFSSGSRCGLGGGSTRGFRGGTGGCGLSRGSSSGSGGGFGSSVQGGFGGTSGSGAGFGGGSGFGGGSGFGGGSGFGGGSGIGGGASGGFYIYGGGLGGGRGGGVGDGGLFSGGEKQTMQNLNDRLASYLDKVRALEEANSDLENKIKEWYDKFGPGSGDGGSGKDCNKYYPVIEDLRNQIIAATIENAGIVLQIDNARLAADDFRLKYENELYLWQAVEADINGLRKVLDDLTMTRCDLEMQIESLTEELAYLKKNHEEEMKTMQGSSGGDVTVEMNAAPGTDLTKLLNDMRAQYEELAEQNRREAEEQFNKQSASLQAQISTDAGAASSAKNEITELRRTLQALEIELQSQTAMKSSLEATLADTEADYMAQLSENQMQISGLEEQICQIRGETECQNAEYEQLLNVKTCLEMEIETYHRLLDGEGGSGFGGSDFRNSGSRNTGSRNMGSRDLSVSGDSRSGSCSGQGREANKTRVTKTIVEEVVDGKVISSQVSNVSEVKVK